One part of the Arabidopsis thaliana chromosome 1 sequence genome encodes these proteins:
- the TAF4B gene encoding TBP-associated factor 4B, producing the protein MDLSIVKLLEEDEEVDSKHSEDDLQMFQDSLIRDIEEKPQPRYMKLQKMSSKETPWVEKTVDPVNHNLRLARVTDLLRTVVDHQPGKKTHCLNLHYKLKRKELTMEEFMRQLRDLVGDQIIRSVISQLPQLKPGNMGIKVPGRSNHDKVSKSAEFTAQESDPREVHVNQLSSTTSGTLNSSTTVQGLNKHPEQHMQLPSSSFHMDTKSGSLNPYPGTNVTSPGSSSRAKLPDFQHRENNQNVGIASVGGPTKSTINMTTVPKFERPTFVNGPSRVQDGPISDFPKNSSFPLYSAPWQGSVTKDHTVGPSSSVIHVEHKLIDQSFEQAHKPRYLVQQGVTNVPLKQKNAIPISSNDDLEKQSSKMGLFTSTTSASSVFPSMTTQLDSSTMVNMPAPSETIPKIANVTVTPKMPSVGQKKPLEALGSSLPPSRKKQKICGTSSDESIEKFNDVTAVSGINLREEEKQLLDSGPKKNDRVSKAYRRLVHGEEERTLLQKIPLQRKLTEIMGKSGLKHIDHDVERCLSLCVEERMRGLLFNIIRISKQRTDAEKCRNRTFITSDIRKEINEMNQKVKEEWEKKHSGEEKNKENDTEKEDQRSNEVKVFRT; encoded by the exons ATGGATCTCTCCATTGTCAAGCTCctcgaagaagacgaagag GTTGACTCTAAGCATTCGGAAGATGACTTGCAAATGTTTCAGGACTCTCTGATTCGAGATATTGAAG AAAAACCGCAACCTCGGTATATGAAACTGCAGAAGATGAGTAGCAAAGAGACTCCTTGGGTGGAAAAGACTGTTGACCCTGTGAATCATAATCTTAGATTAGCACGAGTTACTGATTTGCTTCGTACCGTGGTAGACCACCAACCCGGCAAAAAGACGCATTGTCTTAACCTGCATTATAAACTCAAG AGAAAAGAACTTACAATGGAAGAGTTCATGCGACAACTGAGAGATCTTGTAGGTGATCAGATAATCAGATCGGTAATTAGCCAACTGCCTCAGTTAAAACCG GGAAATATGGGGATCAAAGTACCTGGACGCTCAAACCATGACAAAGTGTCTAAATCTGCTG AATTCACTGCTCAAGAATCTGATCCTCGTGAAGTTCATGTTAACCAACTGTCTTCTACAACTTCAGGCACCTTAAACAGTTCAACTACTGTGCAGGGATTAAATAAGCATCCCGAGCAACACATGCAGCTTCCATCAAGTTCTTTTCATATGGATACCAAATCTGGAAGTCTTAATCCATACCCAGGGACAAATGTCACTTCTCCTGGTTCATCATCGAGAGCAAAGCTCCCTGATTTCCAGCATAGGGAAAACAATCAGAATGTGGGAATAGCCAGTGTTGGAGGACCAACCAAGTCTACAATAAACATGACGACAGTACCCAAGTTTGAGAGGCCAACTTTTGTAAATGGTCCAAGTAGGGTTCAGGATGGTCCTATATCCGACTTCCCAAAGAACTCATCCTTTCCTCTATATTCTGCTCCTTGGCAAGGATCAGTCACCAAGGACCATACAGTGGGACCTTCTTCATCAGTGATCCATGTGGAGCATAAATTGATTGATCAAAGTTTTGAACAGGCACATAAACCTCGTTATTTGGTGCAGCAAGGCGTGACTAATGTTCCACTGAAACAGAAGAATGCTATTCCAATTAGTTCAAATGATGACTTGGAGAAGCAGTCTTCTAAAATGGGTTTATTCACATCAACCACTTCTGCCAGCTCTGTTTTTCCTTCAATGACAACACAGCTGGACTCTAGCACGATG GTTAATATGCCTGCCCCATCTGAGACCATTCCCAAGATTGCTAATGTTACGGTGACACCCAAAATGCCTTCTGTTGGTCAGAAGAAACCTCTTGAGGCACTAGGTTCTTCGCTGCCACCATCAAG aaagaagcaaaaaatatGTGGGACTTCTTCAGATGAAAGTATTGAAAAGTTTAATGATGTCACTGCAGTCAGTGGCATCAATCTCAGG GAAGaggaaaaacaattattagaTTCTGGTCCTAAAAAGAACGATCGTGTTTCTAAAGCATATCGAAGACTTGTGCAtggagaggaagaaagaacGCTTTTGCAGAAAATTCCACTGCAGAGAAAGCTGACAGAAATTA TGGGAAAAAGTGGTTTAAAGCATATAGACCATGATGTAGAGCGGTGCTTGTCTCTG TGTGTGGAGGAGAGGATGCGAGGACTACTGTTTAATATAATACGAATATCAAAGCAG CGGACTGATGCAGAGAAGTGTAGAAATCGGACTTTTATCACATCTGATATCCGGAAAGAAATTAATGAAATGAATCAGAAGGTGAAAGAGGAATGGGAAAAGAAACATTCTGGAGAAGAAAAG aacaaagaaaatgatactGAAAAAGAAGACCAACGTTCAAACGAAGTGAAGGTATTTAGAACTTGA
- the TAF4B gene encoding TBP-associated factor 4B, with amino-acid sequence MKLQKMSSKETPWVEKTVDPVNHNLRLARVTDLLRTVVDHQPGKKTHCLNLHYKLKRKELTMEEFMRQLRDLVGDQIIRSVISQLPQLKPGNMGIKVPGRSNHDKVSKSAEFTAQESDPREVHVNQLSSTTSGTLNSSTTVQGLNKHPEQHMQLPSSSFHMDTKSGSLNPYPGTNVTSPGSSSRAKLPDFQHRENNQNVGIASVGGPTKSTINMTTVPKFERPTFVNGPSRVQDGPISDFPKNSSFPLYSAPWQGSVTKDHTVGPSSSVIHVEHKLIDQSFEQAHKPRYLVQQGVTNVPLKQKNAIPISSNDDLEKQSSKMGLFTSTTSASSVFPSMTTQLDSSTMVNMPAPSETIPKIANVTVTPKMPSVGQKKPLEALGSSLPPSRKKQKICGTSSDESIEKFNDVTAVSGINLREEEKQLLDSGPKKNDRVSKAYRRLVHGEEERTLLQKIPLQRKLTEIMGKSGLKHIDHDVERCLSLCVEERMRGLLFNIIRISKQRTDAEKCRNRTFITSDIRKEINEMNQKVKEEWEKKHSGEEKNKENDTEKEDQRSNEVKVFRT; translated from the exons ATGAAACTGCAGAAGATGAGTAGCAAAGAGACTCCTTGGGTGGAAAAGACTGTTGACCCTGTGAATCATAATCTTAGATTAGCACGAGTTACTGATTTGCTTCGTACCGTGGTAGACCACCAACCCGGCAAAAAGACGCATTGTCTTAACCTGCATTATAAACTCAAG AGAAAAGAACTTACAATGGAAGAGTTCATGCGACAACTGAGAGATCTTGTAGGTGATCAGATAATCAGATCGGTAATTAGCCAACTGCCTCAGTTAAAACCG GGAAATATGGGGATCAAAGTACCTGGACGCTCAAACCATGACAAAGTGTCTAAATCTGCTG AATTCACTGCTCAAGAATCTGATCCTCGTGAAGTTCATGTTAACCAACTGTCTTCTACAACTTCAGGCACCTTAAACAGTTCAACTACTGTGCAGGGATTAAATAAGCATCCCGAGCAACACATGCAGCTTCCATCAAGTTCTTTTCATATGGATACCAAATCTGGAAGTCTTAATCCATACCCAGGGACAAATGTCACTTCTCCTGGTTCATCATCGAGAGCAAAGCTCCCTGATTTCCAGCATAGGGAAAACAATCAGAATGTGGGAATAGCCAGTGTTGGAGGACCAACCAAGTCTACAATAAACATGACGACAGTACCCAAGTTTGAGAGGCCAACTTTTGTAAATGGTCCAAGTAGGGTTCAGGATGGTCCTATATCCGACTTCCCAAAGAACTCATCCTTTCCTCTATATTCTGCTCCTTGGCAAGGATCAGTCACCAAGGACCATACAGTGGGACCTTCTTCATCAGTGATCCATGTGGAGCATAAATTGATTGATCAAAGTTTTGAACAGGCACATAAACCTCGTTATTTGGTGCAGCAAGGCGTGACTAATGTTCCACTGAAACAGAAGAATGCTATTCCAATTAGTTCAAATGATGACTTGGAGAAGCAGTCTTCTAAAATGGGTTTATTCACATCAACCACTTCTGCCAGCTCTGTTTTTCCTTCAATGACAACACAGCTGGACTCTAGCACGATG GTTAATATGCCTGCCCCATCTGAGACCATTCCCAAGATTGCTAATGTTACGGTGACACCCAAAATGCCTTCTGTTGGTCAGAAGAAACCTCTTGAGGCACTAGGTTCTTCGCTGCCACCATCAAG aaagaagcaaaaaatatGTGGGACTTCTTCAGATGAAAGTATTGAAAAGTTTAATGATGTCACTGCAGTCAGTGGCATCAATCTCAGG GAAGaggaaaaacaattattagaTTCTGGTCCTAAAAAGAACGATCGTGTTTCTAAAGCATATCGAAGACTTGTGCAtggagaggaagaaagaacGCTTTTGCAGAAAATTCCACTGCAGAGAAAGCTGACAGAAATTA TGGGAAAAAGTGGTTTAAAGCATATAGACCATGATGTAGAGCGGTGCTTGTCTCTG TGTGTGGAGGAGAGGATGCGAGGACTACTGTTTAATATAATACGAATATCAAAGCAG CGGACTGATGCAGAGAAGTGTAGAAATCGGACTTTTATCACATCTGATATCCGGAAAGAAATTAATGAAATGAATCAGAAGGTGAAAGAGGAATGGGAAAAGAAACATTCTGGAGAAGAAAAG aacaaagaaaatgatactGAAAAAGAAGACCAACGTTCAAACGAAGTGAAGGTATTTAGAACTTGA